A single genomic interval of Rhodothermus profundi harbors:
- the topA gene encoding type I DNA topoisomerase: MKRLVVVESPTKARTIRNFLPKDGFRVEASMGHIRDLPASAAEVPEQLKQEEWARLGVRIDHDFEPLYVIPPDKRKVVQQLKKALKEADELYIATDEDREGESIGWHLVEVLKPKVPVRRMVFHEITREAIEQALRNPREINYNLVEAQEARRILDRLVGYLVSPVLWRKIAPRLSAGRVQSAAVRLLVLREKERIAFVPATYWDLKALLEQEGQTFEAVLTHVGGIRVAGGKDFDEHTGQLRPGLTAGRDVVLLDEAQARALAERLHAEGWRVVDVEERVVTRSPAPPFITSTLQQEASRKLGLSARQTMQIAQRLYEQGYITYMRTDSTHLSEEAIEASRRTIAERYGSAYLSPRPRQYRSRVRNAQEAHEAIRPAGRDMKTAEELGLIGVDAALYDLIWKRTVASQMADARLRLLTVHLEAGDREPVARFRASGRTVEFPGFFRAYVEGRDDPEAALEDRDQPLPPLRQGDRPRCLQLIPQRHETRPPARYTEATLVKTLEQEGIGRPSTYATIIDTILQRGYAVRRGNQLVPTFMAFATNNLLEAYFEKLVDLGFTAQMEEALDEIAAGRQKTVPYLRQFYEGEEGLERMIDEALRRVDPREVSTIRFPQWEPYVVRVGRYGPYVEGPLDGQIVTASLPSDLAPGDLTREKLEQILREGQTEDRVLGIDPETSLPVLLKRGPYGYYVQLGDDERAGKPKRVALPPGMEPAVVDLEKARALLQLPRTLGTHPETGQPVLAGIGRYGPYVQHGRTFASLKDEDDVFTIDLERALELLAEKEARSRPLRVLGTHPETGEPIEIWEGRYGPYVKHGRVNASLPEGRAPEALTLEEALALLEEKATRRKGQRKRRRRSR; this comes from the coding sequence ATGAAGCGCCTGGTCGTTGTCGAGTCGCCTACAAAAGCACGCACTATCCGCAATTTTCTGCCGAAGGATGGCTTTCGCGTTGAGGCAAGCATGGGGCATATTCGTGACCTGCCCGCCTCGGCAGCCGAAGTACCGGAGCAGCTTAAGCAGGAAGAGTGGGCACGCCTGGGCGTGCGTATTGACCACGACTTCGAGCCCCTTTACGTTATTCCGCCAGACAAGCGCAAGGTTGTTCAACAGCTCAAGAAAGCTCTGAAGGAAGCAGACGAGTTGTATATCGCCACCGACGAAGATCGAGAGGGTGAGTCCATCGGCTGGCACCTGGTCGAAGTGCTCAAACCTAAAGTGCCTGTTCGGCGCATGGTCTTTCACGAAATTACGCGAGAGGCGATCGAACAGGCACTGCGCAATCCCCGAGAGATCAACTATAATCTGGTTGAAGCCCAGGAGGCCCGGCGCATCCTGGACCGGCTTGTCGGCTATCTGGTGTCGCCTGTGCTCTGGCGTAAAATTGCACCGCGTCTGTCAGCCGGTCGCGTCCAGAGTGCGGCTGTCAGGCTGCTCGTATTGCGAGAAAAAGAGCGTATCGCCTTTGTTCCGGCCACTTACTGGGATCTGAAAGCACTGCTGGAGCAAGAGGGACAGACGTTCGAGGCTGTGCTGACCCATGTCGGTGGCATTCGGGTGGCCGGTGGTAAGGACTTTGATGAGCATACCGGACAGTTGAGGCCGGGGCTGACGGCTGGGCGCGATGTCGTTTTGCTTGACGAAGCGCAGGCGCGCGCGTTGGCCGAGCGATTGCACGCAGAGGGCTGGAGGGTGGTCGATGTGGAAGAGCGGGTGGTGACGCGCTCGCCCGCGCCGCCCTTTATTACCTCCACGCTGCAGCAGGAAGCCAGTCGAAAGTTAGGACTATCGGCGCGGCAAACGATGCAAATTGCCCAACGCCTCTATGAGCAGGGCTATATCACCTATATGCGTACCGACTCGACCCATCTATCAGAGGAGGCTATCGAAGCCAGCCGTCGCACCATTGCGGAGCGCTATGGCAGCGCATATCTCAGTCCCCGTCCGCGCCAGTATCGAAGCCGCGTCCGCAACGCGCAAGAAGCGCATGAAGCCATTCGGCCTGCTGGACGCGACATGAAAACCGCCGAAGAACTGGGATTAATCGGTGTCGATGCCGCGTTGTATGATCTCATCTGGAAACGGACGGTAGCCTCCCAGATGGCCGATGCGCGGCTGCGCCTGTTGACCGTGCATCTGGAGGCCGGTGATCGGGAACCGGTGGCGCGTTTTCGCGCTTCGGGCCGAACCGTTGAGTTTCCTGGTTTTTTCCGGGCCTATGTGGAGGGGCGTGACGATCCAGAAGCTGCCCTGGAAGATCGGGATCAACCCTTGCCTCCTTTACGGCAGGGAGATCGTCCGCGTTGCCTTCAGCTCATTCCCCAGCGACATGAGACGCGTCCCCCTGCCCGCTATACGGAAGCTACGCTGGTTAAAACACTTGAGCAGGAGGGCATTGGTCGACCCAGCACCTACGCGACCATTATTGACACGATTCTGCAGCGAGGCTACGCGGTGCGGCGCGGCAACCAGCTCGTACCTACATTCATGGCGTTTGCTACCAATAACCTGTTGGAAGCCTATTTTGAAAAGCTCGTCGATCTGGGCTTTACCGCGCAAATGGAAGAAGCGCTTGATGAAATTGCGGCAGGCCGGCAAAAGACAGTGCCTTACTTGCGTCAGTTTTATGAAGGCGAAGAAGGGCTAGAGCGGATGATTGATGAGGCGCTCCGGCGTGTGGATCCACGCGAAGTTTCGACCATCCGCTTTCCGCAGTGGGAGCCCTATGTGGTGCGGGTTGGCCGGTATGGGCCGTACGTTGAAGGACCGCTGGACGGCCAGATCGTGACCGCCTCATTGCCGTCTGATCTGGCGCCTGGCGATCTGACCCGCGAAAAGCTGGAGCAAATCCTTCGAGAAGGCCAGACCGAAGATCGGGTGCTTGGCATTGACCCAGAAACCAGCCTGCCAGTCTTATTAAAGCGAGGACCTTATGGCTACTATGTGCAACTCGGCGATGATGAACGGGCGGGTAAACCCAAGCGGGTAGCTCTGCCACCAGGAATGGAACCGGCGGTGGTGGACCTGGAGAAGGCGCGGGCGTTGTTGCAGCTACCGCGCACGCTGGGGACGCACCCGGAAACCGGTCAGCCGGTGCTGGCAGGCATTGGTCGCTACGGTCCGTACGTGCAGCACGGCCGAACGTTCGCCTCGCTTAAGGATGAGGATGACGTGTTTACGATTGATCTAGAGCGAGCGCTGGAGCTGCTGGCCGAAAAGGAGGCGCGGAGTCGGCCGCTGCGCGTTCTCGGTACCCATCCCGAGACCGGCGAGCCTATAGAGATCTGGGAGGGACGGTATGGTCCTTATGTAAAACACGGGCGCGTCAACGCGTCGTTGCCTGAAGGACGTGCTCCTGAAGCTCTTACATTAGAGGAAGCCTTGGCATTGCTGGAAGAAAAAGCTACGCGTCGTAAAGGACAACGGAAACGCCGCCGTCGGTCACGGTGA
- a CDS encoding acyl-CoA dehydrogenase, protein MNLPFYHFLEAVGAGWIVLGVLVVALVLAFTGAPLALWTLATALVLYGVGAPGWLWAVFGVLAVIFNLKPLRQTLVSKPLMSLMRASGFLPKISDTERTAIEAGTVWVEGELFAGKPNFHRLLRETNYPSLTEEERAFLEGPVEELCRMVDDWEVWRRRDLPPEVWQFIREKGFLGIIIPKEYGGLGFSALANSAIVQKLASRCGPLATTVMVPNSLGPAELLIHYGTQAQRDYYLPRLARGEEIPAFALTEPGAGSDAGAIQASGVVFRGEDGKLYIRLNFQKRYITLAAIATVLGLAFKLRDPENLLGKGEDVGITCALIPTNTPGVKLGMRHDPLGVPFYNCPVEGHDVVVPIDAIIGGPEWAGKGWRMLMESLAAGRGISLPASSAGGVKLIYRVTSAHAKVRRQFGLPIGVFEGIEEPLARIGGFNYLIEASRVYTCGGLDRGAKPAVVSAIMKYNTTELARQAINDGMDILGGNGISRGPRNLLAHGYIATPIGITVEGANILTRTLMIFGQGAIRCHPYAYKEISALEQGDVKAFDQAFWKHVGLVIRNGARALLLSLSRGRLARTGVSGPAARYARKLAWASATFAFLADLAMASLGGNLKRKEKLTGRFADIFSWMYLAAATMRRFEAEGRREEDRPFFDWAMQYAFARMQQAFDGLFDNLRIPGLTWFLRGPAAWWSRLNRLSTPPSDALGHRVVQRMLTPGEQRERMTAGMYVPSDPNEALGRLERAFQLAYQEDELLKKVYAALKRGELTKARPEQMVRQAVEKGILTAEEARIIQEAEAARWDAIQVDAFTLEEYQRYYNAPPAGIEPAGDGSHEAVTTPS, encoded by the coding sequence ATGAACCTGCCGTTCTATCACTTTCTGGAAGCCGTAGGTGCTGGCTGGATCGTTCTGGGCGTGCTCGTGGTAGCGCTGGTCTTAGCCTTTACGGGCGCGCCGCTGGCGCTGTGGACACTGGCAACGGCTCTTGTGCTATATGGCGTAGGAGCTCCCGGATGGCTCTGGGCGGTTTTTGGCGTGCTGGCCGTCATTTTTAACCTGAAACCCCTGCGGCAGACGCTCGTCTCGAAACCGCTCATGAGCCTGATGCGCGCCTCTGGCTTCCTGCCCAAAATCTCGGACACGGAGCGCACGGCTATCGAAGCAGGCACTGTCTGGGTCGAAGGCGAGCTGTTCGCCGGAAAGCCCAACTTCCACCGACTCCTTCGCGAGACGAACTATCCGTCGCTCACTGAAGAAGAGCGGGCCTTCCTGGAGGGGCCCGTCGAGGAACTCTGCCGGATGGTGGATGACTGGGAAGTCTGGCGCCGACGCGACCTGCCCCCGGAAGTATGGCAATTTATCCGGGAAAAAGGTTTCCTGGGCATCATTATTCCGAAAGAGTACGGCGGATTGGGCTTCTCGGCACTGGCTAACAGCGCCATCGTGCAGAAGCTCGCCTCGCGCTGCGGTCCGCTGGCTACCACTGTAATGGTGCCCAACTCGCTGGGGCCAGCAGAGCTGCTCATTCACTATGGAACGCAGGCCCAGCGCGACTATTACCTGCCCCGCCTGGCCCGGGGTGAGGAAATCCCTGCCTTTGCATTGACCGAACCGGGCGCTGGATCTGATGCAGGAGCCATTCAGGCCAGCGGCGTTGTGTTTCGGGGTGAAGACGGGAAGCTATACATTCGCCTGAACTTCCAGAAACGCTACATCACGCTGGCAGCTATCGCCACAGTGCTGGGGCTGGCTTTCAAACTCCGCGATCCCGAAAATCTGCTGGGGAAGGGAGAAGACGTCGGCATTACCTGTGCGCTGATCCCGACCAATACACCGGGGGTGAAGCTGGGCATGCGGCATGATCCGCTGGGCGTGCCCTTCTATAACTGTCCGGTAGAGGGACACGATGTGGTGGTGCCCATCGACGCGATCATTGGAGGGCCGGAGTGGGCCGGCAAAGGTTGGCGTATGCTCATGGAGTCGCTGGCAGCCGGCCGAGGCATTTCGCTGCCCGCCTCGTCGGCAGGAGGGGTGAAGCTGATCTATCGCGTCACTTCGGCTCACGCCAAGGTGCGTCGCCAGTTTGGCCTGCCTATTGGCGTATTTGAAGGCATTGAAGAACCGTTGGCGCGCATCGGAGGCTTTAACTACCTGATCGAAGCCAGCCGCGTCTACACCTGCGGCGGGCTGGATCGGGGGGCCAAACCGGCGGTGGTCTCGGCCATTATGAAATACAACACAACCGAGCTGGCGCGGCAGGCTATCAACGATGGCATGGACATTCTGGGCGGTAATGGAATCTCGCGCGGACCGCGCAACCTGCTGGCCCACGGCTACATCGCCACGCCGATCGGAATTACCGTCGAAGGCGCCAACATCCTGACCCGTACGCTGATGATCTTTGGGCAGGGGGCTATTCGCTGCCACCCCTATGCCTACAAAGAGATCTCGGCGCTGGAGCAGGGCGACGTAAAAGCATTTGATCAGGCCTTCTGGAAGCATGTCGGGCTGGTCATCCGCAATGGAGCCCGCGCCCTGCTGCTGAGCCTGTCGCGCGGGCGCCTGGCACGGACAGGCGTTTCGGGACCGGCAGCTCGCTATGCTCGGAAACTGGCCTGGGCATCGGCCACCTTTGCGTTCCTGGCTGACCTGGCTATGGCCTCCCTGGGAGGTAACCTGAAGCGCAAGGAAAAACTCACCGGGCGGTTTGCCGACATCTTTTCGTGGATGTACCTGGCAGCCGCCACCATGCGACGCTTTGAGGCCGAAGGACGCCGCGAAGAAGATCGGCCGTTCTTCGACTGGGCAATGCAGTATGCGTTTGCCCGTATGCAGCAAGCCTTTGATGGCCTCTTCGACAACCTGCGCATCCCGGGGCTGACCTGGTTCCTGCGCGGACCGGCCGCCTGGTGGTCGCGCCTGAACCGGCTGAGCACGCCGCCCTCGGATGCGCTAGGGCACCGGGTCGTGCAGCGCATGCTGACGCCAGGTGAGCAGCGCGAGCGGATGACGGCGGGTATGTACGTGCCCTCCGATCCCAACGAAGCGCTCGGTCGCCTGGAGCGGGCTTTCCAGTTGGCCTACCAGGAAGACGAGCTACTCAAGAAAGTTTATGCCGCGCTCAAGCGTGGCGAGCTCACCAAAGCGCGGCCGGAGCAGATGGTGCGACAGGCCGTCGAAAAAGGCATCCTCACCGCCGAAGAAGCCCGCATCATTCAGGAAGCCGAAGCCGCCCGCTGGGATGCTATCCAGGTCGATGCCTTCACGCTTGAAGAATACCAGCGCTACTACAATGCGCCACCGGCCGGGATTGAACCCGCCGGAGATGGTAGCCATGAAGCGGTAACAACACCATCGTAG